The following are encoded together in the Kineosporiaceae bacterium genome:
- a CDS encoding citrate synthase has translation MTTTDDAAITAAGTSLPLPLIPATTGNHGYDISGLLKQTGNTTYDVGFANTAACRSAITFIDGDQGILRYRGYPIEQLAAQSTFLETAYLVLYGELPTSAQLEGFENQVRRHTLIDERLRELFRAFPRRSHPMPVLSAAVTALSTFSNDTSVSDPEQVDLATIRLIAKLPTLAAYGYKSSTGHPFLFPDNSLSYVENFLRMSFGYPTEPYEIDPRYVRALDVLLILHADHEQNCSTATVRMVGSARADVYASVASGINALSGPLHGGANQQVVEMLQRIRDDGGDVATFVRNVKDRKGGARLMGFGHRIYRNYDPRAAIIKRHADDILRGDHTQNELLDIAIQLEDVALHDPYFSERKLYPNVDFYTGLIYEAMGFPINMFTVLFALGRLPGWLAQWREMINDPEVKIGRPRQIYVGEPERSYVPLDQR, from the coding sequence ATGACGACCACGGACGACGCCGCGATCACTGCCGCTGGTACCTCGCTGCCCCTGCCCCTGATTCCCGCGACCACGGGGAACCATGGATACGACATTTCAGGCTTGCTGAAGCAGACCGGGAACACCACCTATGACGTCGGCTTCGCCAATACCGCCGCCTGCCGTTCGGCCATCACGTTCATCGACGGTGACCAGGGCATCCTGCGATACCGCGGCTACCCGATCGAGCAGCTCGCGGCGCAGTCGACCTTCCTGGAGACCGCCTATCTGGTGCTGTACGGCGAGCTGCCGACGTCCGCCCAGCTCGAGGGCTTCGAGAACCAGGTGCGCCGGCACACCCTGATCGACGAGCGGTTGCGCGAGCTCTTCCGCGCCTTCCCTCGTCGCAGCCACCCGATGCCGGTGCTGTCGGCCGCGGTCACGGCGCTGTCGACGTTCAGCAACGACACCAGCGTCAGCGACCCCGAACAGGTCGACCTCGCCACGATACGGCTGATCGCCAAGCTGCCCACGCTGGCCGCCTACGGCTACAAGAGCTCCACCGGCCACCCGTTCCTGTTCCCCGACAACTCCCTGAGCTACGTCGAGAACTTCCTGCGGATGTCGTTCGGCTACCCCACCGAGCCCTACGAGATCGACCCCCGCTACGTGCGAGCCCTCGACGTGCTGCTGATCCTGCACGCCGACCACGAACAGAACTGCTCGACCGCAACGGTGCGCATGGTCGGGTCGGCCCGGGCGGACGTGTACGCCTCCGTCGCCTCGGGCATCAACGCCCTGTCCGGCCCGCTGCACGGCGGCGCGAACCAACAGGTCGTCGAGATGTTGCAGCGCATTCGGGACGACGGCGGGGACGTCGCGACGTTCGTCCGCAACGTCAAGGACCGCAAGGGTGGCGCCCGGCTGATGGGCTTCGGCCACCGGATCTATCGCAACTACGACCCGCGCGCGGCCATCATCAAGCGGCACGCCGACGACATCCTGCGGGGTGACCACACCCAGAACGAGTTGCTCGACATCGCGATCCAGCTCGAGGACGTCGCGCTGCACGACCCGTACTTCAGCGAGCGCAAGCTCTACCCGAACGTCGACTTCTACACCGGCCTGATCTACGAGGCGATGGGCTTCCCGATCAACATGTTCACGGTGCTGTTCGCCCTCGGCCGGCTGCCCGGGTGGTTGGCGCAGTGGCGCGAGATGATCAACGACCCGGAGGTCAAGATCGGGCGTCCGCGTCAGATCTACGTCGGCGAACCGGAACGCTCCTACGTGCCGCTCGACCAACGCTGA